One genomic segment of Paenibacillus sp. FSL H8-0332 includes these proteins:
- a CDS encoding NAD-dependent epimerase/dehydratase family protein, protein MKTILVTGAYGFIGRNLIASLKSKEDIEILRIGSKHSLGDLEEYALKADFIFHLAGINRPMNEEEFMTGNFDYTQHLVNILHSHGRNTPIVLSSSTQAEQDNPYGKSKRAAEEVVLSYGREVGGDTFVYRLPNVFGKWSKPNYNSVVATWCFNISRDIPIQVNNPDAEITLVYIDDVVDSFMNKLDGMNTMNSTDFYEIPRSFSIKLKHLEASLLAFKKSRHTLVISDLKNDFERFLYSTYLSYLPEDDFGYDLEMKHDNRGWLAEFVKTEHSGQVFISRTKPGITRGNHWHHTKVEKFLVIEGEAIVNFRHIESEQIIEYPVNGRQLKVIDIPPGYTHSITNTGTSDVITLFWANELFNPDKPDTYYLEV, encoded by the coding sequence ATGAAGACAATTTTAGTTACGGGGGCATATGGTTTTATTGGTCGTAATTTAATAGCTTCTCTTAAAAGTAAAGAGGATATTGAAATATTAAGAATTGGCTCTAAACATTCTCTAGGGGATTTAGAAGAGTACGCACTTAAAGCAGATTTTATTTTTCACCTTGCTGGGATCAATCGGCCCATGAATGAAGAAGAGTTTATGACTGGCAATTTTGATTATACTCAACATCTGGTAAATATACTGCACTCACACGGTAGGAATACTCCAATTGTATTATCATCTTCTACACAAGCTGAACAAGATAACCCCTATGGGAAGAGTAAGCGTGCAGCAGAAGAGGTGGTACTTTCTTATGGACGGGAAGTAGGGGGGGACACGTTTGTGTACCGATTGCCAAATGTGTTCGGGAAGTGGAGTAAACCTAATTATAATTCTGTAGTTGCAACATGGTGTTTCAATATAAGTAGAGATATACCCATTCAAGTAAATAATCCGGATGCTGAAATAACATTGGTATATATCGATGACGTAGTAGATTCTTTCATGAATAAACTAGATGGTATGAACACGATGAATTCCACTGATTTTTATGAAATTCCTCGTTCTTTCAGTATTAAGCTTAAACATCTAGAAGCTAGCTTGTTAGCGTTTAAGAAAAGTCGGCACACATTAGTTATTTCGGATTTGAAGAATGATTTTGAACGTTTTTTATACAGTACATATTTATCCTATTTACCAGAAGATGATTTTGGATACGATCTGGAAATGAAGCATGATAATAGAGGATGGTTAGCAGAATTTGTTAAAACAGAACATTCAGGGCAAGTCTTCATCTCACGCACTAAGCCGGGAATTACCCGTGGTAACCATTGGCATCATACTAAAGTCGAGAAATTCCTTGTGATCGAGGGAGAAGCTATAGTGAATTTCCGTCATATCGAAAGCGAACAGATTATTGAGTATCCCGTAAATGGGCGACAACTAAAAGTAATAGATATTCCACCAGGCTATACGCACTCCATTACTAACACGGGTACTTCAGACGTTATTACTCTATTTTGGGCAAATGAGTTGTTTAATCCTGATAAGCCAGATACTTATTACTTGGAGGTATAA
- a CDS encoding nucleoside-diphosphate sugar epimerase/dehydratase, which translates to MFTGKTLLITGGTGSFGNAVLKRFLNTEISEIRIFSRDEKKQDDMRKELRNDKVKFFIGDVRDYNSVAAAMHNVDYVFHAAALKQVPSCEFFPMEAVKTNVIGTENVLNAAIAFGVKKVVCLSTDKAVYPINAMGISKAMMEKVMVAKSRTVSPENTLICGTRYGNVMCSRGSVIPLFIEQIKNYEDVTITDPDMTRYLMSLEDAVELVLFAFNKAVQGDIFVQKAPASTIGELALALKELFESDSKTKIIGTRHGEKLYETLLTREEMSKADDLGSYYRISADTRDLNYDKFFEQGDKEISEGWEYNSHNTERLDVPGIKELLLSLDLIKKELNGRG; encoded by the coding sequence TTGTTTACTGGAAAAACGTTATTAATCACTGGTGGAACTGGGTCTTTTGGTAATGCCGTACTTAAGCGTTTCTTAAATACGGAGATTAGTGAAATTAGAATATTCTCACGGGATGAAAAAAAGCAAGATGATATGCGTAAAGAATTAAGAAATGATAAAGTGAAATTCTTCATAGGAGATGTTAGGGACTATAATAGTGTAGCCGCTGCTATGCATAACGTTGATTATGTTTTCCATGCTGCGGCCTTAAAACAGGTTCCTTCATGTGAATTCTTTCCAATGGAAGCTGTGAAAACAAATGTGATTGGTACTGAGAATGTTCTTAATGCAGCAATTGCCTTTGGAGTGAAAAAAGTTGTATGTTTATCAACAGATAAAGCTGTATATCCAATTAATGCAATGGGTATTTCTAAAGCAATGATGGAGAAGGTAATGGTTGCAAAATCAAGAACTGTTTCTCCAGAAAATACTTTAATATGTGGAACTCGTTATGGTAACGTAATGTGTTCCCGAGGATCAGTAATTCCGTTATTCATAGAACAAATTAAAAATTATGAAGATGTAACTATCACTGATCCTGATATGACAAGATATTTGATGTCTTTAGAAGATGCTGTTGAACTTGTACTCTTCGCATTTAATAAAGCCGTACAAGGTGATATCTTTGTGCAAAAAGCTCCTGCATCTACTATAGGAGAGCTCGCGCTCGCGCTAAAGGAATTATTTGAATCGGATAGTAAAACTAAGATTATTGGAACAAGACATGGTGAGAAACTATACGAAACACTGCTTACGCGAGAGGAAATGTCTAAAGCAGACGACTTAGGAAGCTATTATCGAATTTCAGCCGATACCAGAGATTTGAATTATGATAAATTCTTTGAACAAGGTGACAAGGAGATTTCCGAAGGATGGGAATATAATTCTCACAATACTGAAAGATTAGATGTGCCAGGTATTAAAGAACTCTTGTTAAGTCTAGATTTGATTAAAAAAGAACTTAATGGCAGGGGCTAA
- a CDS encoding glycosyltransferase family 4 protein, protein MKRDVLILCQYFYPEYISSATLPTEMAEDMVASGLTVDVLCGYPLEYSKAKNLPKKERYKQINIKRIKYIQLDKKKTLNRLINYFSFIVSMFLKWPSMLKYKSIIVYSNPPLLPIIPALLSVIFRRKFIFVAYDIYPDLAVLMDTIKKGSLIHKMMKITNRIVYKNAEHIVALGEEMKSYMLENKLTLYEEKIKVIPNWYDGTKLNFQKGIRVKENRKFRVLYSGNMGTCQDMDTILNCIYTMRNNHNVEFVLTGHGNKVKGIISFIKEKNLENVELHGFLLGEEYINMLTSADCYLVSLERGVEGMSVPSKTYGYLAAGRPLLAIMSSTTDISMKIIDNAAGFSFEQGEVDKLAQAIEYLCNNTDICDEMGANAFKVFKENYERQISTNKYIDLIKTSVI, encoded by the coding sequence TTGAAAAGAGATGTACTGATATTATGCCAATATTTTTATCCTGAGTATATTTCATCTGCAACACTCCCCACGGAGATGGCAGAAGATATGGTTGCTAGCGGGCTAACTGTAGATGTTCTTTGCGGTTATCCGTTGGAATATAGTAAAGCAAAGAATTTACCTAAAAAAGAACGTTATAAGCAAATAAATATTAAGCGTATAAAATATATTCAATTGGATAAGAAAAAAACTTTGAATAGGCTTATTAACTATTTTTCTTTCATAGTTAGTATGTTTTTAAAATGGCCTAGTATGCTGAAATATAAAAGTATCATTGTGTACTCTAACCCACCGTTATTACCTATAATCCCAGCTTTATTAAGTGTCATTTTTAGAAGGAAATTCATATTTGTTGCTTATGATATCTATCCTGACTTAGCGGTTCTAATGGATACAATAAAAAAGGGTAGCCTGATCCATAAGATGATGAAAATTACAAATAGGATAGTATATAAGAATGCTGAGCATATAGTTGCTTTGGGTGAAGAAATGAAAAGCTATATGCTGGAAAACAAATTAACTTTATATGAAGAGAAAATTAAGGTAATTCCTAATTGGTATGATGGAACCAAACTGAATTTCCAAAAAGGTATTAGAGTAAAAGAAAATAGGAAGTTCAGAGTGCTTTACAGTGGGAACATGGGGACATGCCAAGATATGGATACAATACTTAACTGTATTTATACTATGAGAAATAATCATAATGTAGAGTTTGTATTAACAGGACACGGGAACAAAGTTAAAGGAATAATCTCATTTATTAAAGAGAAAAACCTTGAAAATGTAGAATTACATGGATTTTTGTTGGGTGAAGAGTATATTAATATGCTCACTTCAGCAGATTGTTATCTGGTGAGTTTGGAACGAGGGGTTGAAGGAATGAGCGTTCCCAGTAAAACTTATGGTTATTTAGCTGCGGGGAGACCACTACTAGCAATAATGTCTTCGACAACAGATATCTCAATGAAAATTATTGATAATGCCGCAGGTTTTTCATTTGAGCAAGGTGAAGTGGATAAACTGGCCCAGGCAATCGAGTATTTATGCAATAATACTGATATTTGTGATGAAATGGGAGCAAATGCCTTCAAAGTTTTCAAAGAGAATTATGAAAGACAAATAAGTACTAACAAATATATAGATTTGATTAAAACATCTGTTATATAA
- a CDS encoding NAD-dependent epimerase/dehydratase family protein yields the protein MKNILITGSSSYVGNALGDWLRNWPEAYNIDFISMKNASWSLVDLSIYDVVFHVAAIVHKKEKKYMEEQYFEVNRDLTLELANKSKLAGVKHFIFMSSFSVYGIEGDITKDIMVSANTQCSPNSYYGKSKYEAELGLQLLESEEFKISIIRAPMIYGPNSPGNYERLRKLILQIKIFPYINNQRSMIFIDNLSEFIKLTIDNGTNGVFSPQNKEYVNTYELVKLISEENDASTFYSKKLGELVLKVGKKKSIVNKMFGNLTYDLSISNYFDYKYALVDFPDSIKLCEKTSEKSAEN from the coding sequence ATGAAAAACATTTTAATTACAGGTTCTTCGAGTTATGTGGGGAATGCCTTAGGGGACTGGCTTAGAAACTGGCCTGAAGCCTATAATATTGACTTTATCTCAATGAAAAATGCCTCGTGGAGTTTAGTGGATTTAAGTATTTATGACGTTGTTTTTCATGTTGCAGCTATTGTTCACAAGAAAGAAAAAAAGTATATGGAAGAACAGTACTTTGAAGTGAATAGAGATTTAACTTTAGAGTTAGCTAATAAATCAAAACTTGCTGGTGTTAAACATTTCATCTTTATGAGTTCATTTTCAGTATATGGGATTGAAGGTGATATAACTAAAGATATTATGGTATCAGCTAATACTCAGTGCAGCCCGAATTCTTATTATGGAAAGAGCAAATATGAAGCCGAACTAGGACTGCAACTTTTGGAGTCAGAAGAATTTAAGATCTCAATAATAAGAGCTCCTATGATTTATGGACCAAACTCTCCAGGGAATTATGAAAGACTTAGAAAGTTAATTCTGCAAATCAAAATATTTCCTTACATAAATAATCAAAGAAGTATGATCTTTATAGATAATCTTTCTGAGTTCATAAAGTTAACGATAGATAATGGAACAAACGGTGTTTTTTCTCCTCAAAATAAGGAATATGTGAACACCTATGAATTAGTAAAACTGATATCAGAAGAAAATGATGCAAGTACCTTTTATTCAAAAAAATTAGGGGAATTAGTTTTGAAAGTAGGCAAGAAGAAGAGCATTGTCAATAAAATGTTTGGGAACTTAACATATGATTTAAGTATTTCAAATTACTTTGATTATAAATATGCTCTAGTAGACTTTCCAGATTCTATTAAATTATGTGAAAAAACATCTGAAAAGAGTGCTGAAAATTGA
- a CDS encoding sugar transferase, which translates to MKPYIIVKQTLDFILALIGMLLLWPFFLIIAVVIKSTSKGPVLFRQKRLGRNKKEFYILKFRTMRTDTPSDMPTHLLQDPDFFITKVGKFLRKTSLDELPQIINILKGDMSIVGPRPALWNQYDLIAERDKYGANEIKPGLTGWAQVNGRDELEIQFKASLDGDYCSKMNFWFDIKVFTKTLFMVIKSEGVREGKQSQSI; encoded by the coding sequence ATGAAGCCTTATATTATCGTCAAACAAACTTTAGATTTCATATTGGCTCTAATTGGAATGCTCCTGTTATGGCCTTTTTTCTTGATTATCGCCGTGGTGATCAAGTCTACATCTAAAGGTCCTGTTCTATTTCGGCAAAAGCGGTTAGGCAGGAACAAGAAAGAATTCTATATTCTCAAGTTCAGAACGATGCGCACAGATACACCAAGTGATATGCCTACACATCTGCTGCAAGATCCAGACTTTTTCATTACCAAAGTAGGCAAATTCCTTAGGAAGACAAGCCTTGATGAGCTTCCTCAGATTATAAATATTCTCAAAGGCGACATGAGCATAGTAGGCCCGCGCCCTGCGCTGTGGAACCAGTATGATCTGATCGCGGAGCGTGATAAGTATGGAGCGAATGAGATTAAGCCTGGTCTAACTGGGTGGGCGCAGGTTAATGGGCGGGATGAGTTGGAAATTCAATTCAAGGCTAGTCTGGATGGAGATTACTGTAGTAAGATGAATTTTTGGTTTGATATTAAAGTCTTTACAAAGACCTTATTTATGGTTATCAAGAGCGAAGGTGTTAGGGAAGGCAAACAGAGTCAGTCGATTTAA